The DNA window TCTTCAAGTAGGCCAGCCCCAGATAGTACCTCACGCTGGCGTCGTTCGGCGTCTCTACGGTGAGCAGTCGCCAGTAGAGGACGGCCCACGAGCGCGCCAGGTATGGGTACCCGACGTGCTGGACGGTGAGGCCCCCGCCCACTACCACAAGCGTGGCGATCAGCGCGGCGATCGCCCACCTGCGCCTGGGACCACAGGGAACGTGAACGCGACCGACAGCAGCGCGGCACGTGGCGAGCAGACGCCGCCAGTGGCCGACGGACCGTGTCACCGCCGCTGCCTGTGGCTGGGGTTCGGCCACCGGCTCGCGTTGCGGTTCTGGTTCCACTGCCAGTTCCGCCGCGCGCGCCGGTTCCGGCGCCGGTTCTGGCTCTGCTGTTGGCTCTGGCTCTGGCTCGGCCGCCGGCTCAGGGAGGCCCTCGTCGGCCTGCACCCCTGGCGTAGAGCGCTGTGGAGCGCGCCCTGCAGCGGATGCAAGCGCGTCCCGGACGGCACTCAGTATCAGATGGTACCGCACGTCCGTCCAGCTGCTGTCGTCCTGTGTGCACCGTATGAGCGGCATGAGTTCGCCGTTCACGACTGGGACAAACTGAAGGTCCCTGAAGAAGGAGGCCCTGGGCCCGTCGCAAGGCTCCATGAGCACGGGGACGATCTCAATATCGTCCCCCCTACGCCCAATCAGGTCCAGCTCCACGCCCTGTACGAACTCCGAGGCCAAGAACAACTGCGTCACCAGCAGGAGCGCGACGTCCGCCTGGGCGATCTTCGCTTCGATGAACTCGCGCCACTTCTTGCCGGGGGGAAGGCCTGTTGTGTCCCACCAGACCTCCACCTCCGCGCCGAGCGCCGCATCCAGCCACGGGATCAGGCTCCTGCGCTCGCCTGGCGCACTGAACCACATCGCGTTGTTAGGGTCCTGCCGACTGTAACTGACGAATACCAGAGCCGACATACTCTCACCCCCGCCCTTATCAGGCGCACCGCAGGACCGCCAGCCTCCAGGCCCTCGCGCCCCAACTACCCTTTCGCCCGCTTCGTCTTGCCGCCCCGCTTCGTCCGCACCGGGTTCTTCCCCAGCACGAACCCCGCCAGCAGCTTCCCGACGTTCTCAATGGCCGCGACCAGCGCCACTTCGCAGCCGTGGGTATTCTCGGTGGCGAAGCCCACGCAGCCGGCGCGGCCGATGGTTCCGTACTTCACCGTCATGCTCGTATCGCTGCCGAAGGACCGCACCACGATCTCCTGGTGGCCCAGGCGGAGACGGTCGCACGTCTGGGTCAGCTCGCGGCACAGCCCGGGGTGATAGACGAACATGGCGTCCTTCATCAGGATCACAGGCCGCTCATCCAGGACCGTCGGGTACTCCTCGGCCACGGGGGCGATCTCGGCGGCGATGACGGTGTTGACGGTGCGGTCGGCGATCAGGCTGCGGACCACGTAGGCCCCGCCGGAGATGCCGATCTCCTCGCTGG is part of the bacterium genome and encodes:
- a CDS encoding TIR domain-containing protein produces the protein MSALVFVSYSRQDPNNAMWFSAPGERRSLIPWLDAALGAEVEVWWDTTGLPPGKKWREFIEAKIAQADVALLLVTQLFLASEFVQGVELDLIGRRGDDIEIVPVLMEPCDGPRASFFRDLQFVPVVNGELMPLIRCTQDDSSWTDVRYHLILSAVRDALASAAGRAPQRSTPGVQADEGLPEPAAEPEPEPTAEPEPAPEPARAAELAVEPEPQREPVAEPQPQAAAVTRSVGHWRRLLATCRAAVGRVHVPCGPRRRWAIAALIATLVVVGGGLTVQHVGYPYLARSWAVLYWRLLTVETPNDASVRYYLGLAYLKTGRTEEAIRELRYAVTLKPSSADSTWVLAYAYATVGQQDSAVYYFKVYLSLEKEGERVAERANYARAYLAAAGASYEGSNSATY